The genomic window CCACACCTTGCTGCAGTCTCGGTGGCCGTCCAGGCAGCGGCAGCTGTTGCAGTCCTCCACCCACGAGCTCCCGTGAGGGAAGGGCATGCCCTGCGACCAGCAGGACCTCCCAAACACGATCACTGTGGGCGGGAGAAGTGGGGCACATGGAGAGCAGGCTCCCCCGGACCCCCCAGCCTGAGCGTGGCCTCGCCAGCGGCATCCCCCACCTACCCTCCTGGCACCGCAGGCCGGATCGGCCAGGTGGGCAGCTGCAGCGGTAGCCATTGATTTCATCCACACACGTGGCCCCGTAGGCACAGGGTGAGGACTGGCACTCGTCGATGTCTGCGGGAGAGGGGCCGGGCACAGCGTCAGCGAGGCGGCAGCTTGGGCAGCAGGGCCCGCGCAGAAAGAGCAGCCCCGGCCAGCCTGGGCCTCGGGGGCCCCAGGGGCCTCTGAGCTGGGCCTGAGACCGCCGTCACTGTCACCATCTGCCTCTAGGAGCTAATGGCCAACCCAAGCTGGGTCTGCCCCTGACAGGGTGCCCCCCAGCCACTGCTGGTGGGAAGCAAACAGCAGAACCGAGGCTCAGACAGAGCGGGGAGGCGGCTGTGACCACAGTGCGCCCTGAGGTCCGCGGATGCAAATGACCCCAACAGCTCTCAGAGCGGGAACCCCGCAACCCCACCCGGGGTGGGGACCCCAGCCCCTCACTGATGCGGCAGTCGGGACCCGCAAAGCCAGGCGCACACTCGCAGCGGAACCAGTTGACGCCATCCACGCAGACACCACCGTTGTAGCTGCAGAAGAGAGGGCAAGGGTCAGGGCAGACCAGCCCATCAGCCGTCCCACCACCGGGGGTCAGGGGAGCCCAGGGCAGGCcagcccaccaccaccactcaccAGGGCAGGGGGTTGCAATCGTTGGTATCTGCATTTGAGGAGAGAGAGGACGGTGAGCCCGGCACTCCCCACCCAGGCACCCATCCGTGCCCGGTTGGGGGCGCCCCAGGTACACGGGGAGGGCAAGCAGATACCGCGCTGTCTACACCAGCCTGCCACGCCCAGGCTGGAGGATGTGGGGCCAGGGCAGCTCTGGGAGGACAGCCCGTCCTGGAGGCCCACGTGGAAAATGGACTGTGTGAGCAAGACAGTGGCTGGCCGGAGACGCGCAAGGGCCAGCACGGACGGGAGGAAGCTCAGGGGAGTCAGAGGGGTTCAACCAGGCTTCCGCGGCCAAGCACAAGGAGTGGGTCGATGGGGCAGAgtcggggtgggggcaggacaAGGAAGCAGGGGATGGGGTGGGCCCACACCAGCCCATGCCCACAGCCGCCCCCTGGTGCCGCCAACCCCTGAGCTCACTATGGGTGCAGGTGCGGCCCTCCCAGCCGTCCCGGCAGATGCAGGAGAAGGAGTCCCCGCTGCCCACGCAGGTACCCCCATTCACACAGGGGTTGGGCAAGCAGCTGCTGTTCTTGGCTGCAaaggagtcagagaaggagagcagaaagagaaggaagggctCTCACCTGAGCCAGGCAGGCCGGGGTCCCCGCCCCAGGCCTCGGCCCAGACAGGCACAGCCCAGCCCCGGCCCTCACCGACAGTGCAGGTGCTGCCCTTCCAGCCCGGGGGGCAGGCACAGCGGAAGGTGTCCCCGCTGTCGTAGCACGTGCCGCCGTTGCTGCAGGTGTAGGCGTCACACTGGAACTCACCTGCGGGCACACAGCCACTCAGAGGCTGCCCGGAGCAGCGGGCGGCGCCCCGGCAGGCAGTGCAGCCCCCAGAGTGGCAGGGCATGGTGGGCACTCACGCGAATGGCAGGTCTTGCCCTTCCAGCCATCGTCGCACATGCAGTAGAAGTCGTTGACCAGGTCGAAGCAGCGACCGCGGCTGTGGCAGGGATCGGGGAGGCAGTCGTTGGGATCTGGGGGCGAGGACGCCGGTCAGCGGGGGTCCCCGGCGTTCAGGGAGGGCTGCCCGGAGGAGGAGGCACCGGGGTGGGCCAGGGAGCGGCAGAGGAGCGGGGAGGGAGCGTGTGTACCCCTCTGCCCGCCTTCTCTATGTGCTGCATCCCAGTCGGCGGCTCAACACATGGAGCCAGGCCGACGCAGGGCACGGGTCGCGGGTCGCGGGGCGGGGTGCGGTGCGGGCGTGGGGCGCGGCGCGCTCAGCACCAGGAGGCACAGGCCCTGCGGCCGAGAGTGGGGCAGTGTGGCCCACTCACTGGTGTCACAGAGCTCGCCCTCCCAGCCACTGGGGCAGAAGCAGCGGAAGGCGTCCACCTCGTCGATGCAGGTGCCCCCGTTGCGGCACGGCTGGCCCAGGCAGTCGTCGATGTCTGCGGGAGGTGAGCGTGAGCTGGAGCCCCAGTTGGCCCGGCCCCCTCCCGGCCCTGGTCCACGGCTACTCACTCTCGTGGCAGTAGGTGCCCGTGAAGCCGCTGTCGCAGACACAAGAGAAGTTGCCCCCGGGCTGGCTGATGCAGTGTCCGTGGGGGCCGCACACGCCAGAGGGGCCCATGCCAGCCACCCTGGTCCCTGCCTCAAACCCGCAGCCATCGACCACTGCCACAGAGACAAAAAGGGTCAGCCCTACCTCTGCAGAACACGGCCACCCCTCGCCACAACCCCACTCTTTCGGGCCCAGCCCACACTACACCCATCCCTTTAAGGCCCCGTCCCTGCTGCACACAGGCCTGCAGGCCCCGCCCACCGCACCCACCATTGCAGGCCCCGCCCACAATGCACTCACCTCTACAAGTCCCGCCCACTGCACCCTTTCCTGCAGGCCCCGCCTACAAAACACTCATCTCTACAGGCCCCGCCCACAGCACCCACTCCTGAAGGCCCCACCCACCGCACCCACCCCTGCAGGCCCCGCCAGGACAGGGCGCCCGAGGCTCAGAGCAATTCTTGCCGCCCATGTCATCCGGGCAGGCGCAGTAGTAGTCCCCCTCCAGGTTGTAGCACTGGGCCCCGTTCTGGCAGGGGCTTGGCTCGCATAAGTCGATGTCCACCTGTGAGGTGGGGACAAACATGAGGGTGCTGCTGGCACCGGACAATGGACCCGGGCTCATGTCCCTACACACAGCCCCTACGAGCGGTCCCTGAGACCCAGGCCCACTCAGACCAGCCAGCCAGGCCTCTGCAGACGGAGCCTGGAGGACGGCCCAGCTCAGCCCGTCCGGACCCCTAGCTGGCCGGAAACACCTGGGTGGGCCAGGCCCCGCCCTCCGCCCCGCCCTGGGGCAGCCCTCTTCCGCGGCCTCCCGGGGCAGCATCCGGCCTTCGCCCCTCCCACTGGCAGGAAGGCCAGCTCCCGGCCACCCCTCCAGCCTCCACGGTGCTGTGAGCCCCAGCTGTGGGTCCTTCTGAAGAACCACCCCAGGCTCCAGGACACAAGACAGGATCTGGTGTTCACACCCCGCAGCTCACTCCTCTCCCGGGTAAAGACAAAGCAGGTCAGCGGGGGTGGAAGAGTGAGCCTCTCCTTGTCAGACCCGAGAGTGatacccccagcccaccccaaggCCCCTCTTTCAGGGGCCTGCAGACTCCACCCCGTCACGGCCACCTGCCCTGCATCCGCGTGAGAACCAGCCAAGGCACAGGGTAGCCAGTGGACCTGCCAGGCCTCCAGGCCACCCCACCAGGAGGGGCTGGTCCTGACAAGCCCGGACCCTCCGCCTCTCCCCTGGCCCTGCCCAGCCAGGACTCTGGGGCTGGGGTCTCGGTCTAGTATTGAGCCTGGGACATGCTGCAGGGCCAACCCCCACCGTGGCCCCTCCCGGCCACTCGATGGGCCACCCGTGGCAGCTGCTGGGACCGAGGGGCAGGCAGCACGCATAGGCCTCACCTCGCAGAGCGGCCCTGAGAAGCCCTGGGGGCAGTGACAGCGGAAACCATCGACCAGGTCCTCACAGAGGCCCCCGTGGCAGGGGCTGCTGGCACACTCATCCAGCTGGTGCTCGCAGTGCCGGCCCCCGAAGCCCCGTGGACACACGCACTGGTAGCCATTCACCAGGTCCTGGGGAGGTGCGGGGCGTGGGGTGAGCCTCCCAAAGCCGCCCTCAGGCACCTGCAGCCCAATGCCTGCACCCCCCACAAAGTGTGCAGGCCCTCACCTTGCAAGTGCCGCCGTGCTGACACTGGCCCCGACAGTCGTCGACGTCTGCGGGCAGAGGCGCAGGTCACAGcgggccctccctgcccccagccctgccccctgcGGCCCGCCCACCCATACTGACTGATGTGGCAGTTGGCGCCCTTCCAGCCCGGGAGGCAATCACAGTAATAGCCACCAATCAGGTTTTTGCAAGAAAAAGCATTAAGGCACGGCTTCCCTTCACACTCATTGGCGTCTGTGAATGAGACAAGGGGGGCGATGGGCCCGCAGCCCTGGCAGCACACGCAGCAGCCGCCGCAAGCACAGCgcacagcatgcacacacaccccggCCCGCAGGGCCCCTTACCCAGCTGGCAGGTGGCCCCCACCCACTGCTCCGGACACACGCACTCAAAGCCGTCCACCTGGTCCACGCACGTGCCCCCCGCCGCACACGGGTTGGAGGCACACTCGTCAATGTCTGCGGAGAGTCCAGGGGGAGGAGCAGGGATGATCgcagggtggaggagggggcagcTGGCCCTCAGGAAGGAGTGTGAGCACCCGGGTCTTCCCCTCgctcctccccaaccccagccccacGGGGATGGGCCGCCTCGCCCTTACCCTCCTGAGCCCCGGAATGCAGGCTGGGGACCCCAGAAGCCCTGGAGCAAGCTCTCACCCAGCGCACAGGTGGGCCCGCTCCAGCCCGACGGGCAGTGGCACTCGAAGCCCGAGGGCACCTCGTGGCAGGAGCCCCCGTTGGCACACGGGTTGGAGGCGCAGGCATGCTCGGCTGCATGGGGAACCACAGGGGTGGGTGTGGTGGCCAGGCCCCCACCTTCCACAAGGGCCCCCCCGACCCCCGCTGCACTCAGGCCAGAGGAGTGGGTCCCGCCGTGGCCGCCCTGACGTACCCCGCTCACAGTTCTTGCCCGAGTAGCCGTCAGGGCAGGCGCAGCGGTACTGGTCAGGCTCCGCGTTGATGCACGTGCCCCCGTTGGCGCAGGGGTGGTGGCTGCCACAGTAGTTCAGGTCTGGGGGTAGATGGTGCTCAGGGGACAGGCCTCGGCCCTCACGCCGCCCCCGCGGCAGGCCGCCACCCCCCGCACCTTTGTTGCACAGCAGGCCGCCCCTCACGCCCACCCCCCGCGGCAGGCCGCCGCCCACCCCCGCACCTTTGTTGCACAGCAGGCCGCCCCAGTTGGTCTCACAGGTGCACTGCCAGGGCTCCACGCAGCTGCCGTGCACGCAGCCGGGGTACGGGACGCACTCGTCACAGAACCTGCCCTGCCAGCCGTAGCTACACCTGGGGAAGGCAGAGGGCCGGGAGGCCCTGCGTGTGACCGCAGACCCCGCGAGCGGGGGCCACGCCCAGGGTGGCGTGGGGACATGGCGCAGCGTCACGTGGGCCCCCGGGGCCAGCGGCCGCAGCCTTTGAACCGGAGCGGCCCCGCCCGCACGTCACGGGCAGTCCCGGCCGCTGGCCGCGCACGGTCAGCCGCAGCTGTCCAGTCACTCCTCCTGGAGCTATTTTGGGACACAGCCGGAGCGGGGCCCCCAGAGAAGGCGCCAGGCAAGGAAGGCTCTGCTGGGACCCCGGGAATGAGAGGGCCAGGTGCTGCCAGGGCCGGCAGGCCAGCGGGCACAGGCCTCCTGCTGCCGGGAACCCTGGGCACAGCCCGCGACCTCGCCTATGACTCAGAGGCGGTCACTCTCTCCATGAGGCCCCAGCAGGGACGCATCTCATAGATGGGGACGCTGAGGCCCGTGGGCTGTCCCAGGCCAGCCCCGTGAGAGGCCAGATCCAGGGCACTTCCTGACCCGGGAGGAATCACCCGCTCCCTGGCCTCGAGAGACCTCTGGGCTCTCAGGCCATAACCCCAGGAGCCAGCCCTGCCCGTACTGTGGGCCAGCATCCTCTCCGGGAAGTCCTTCAGGAGGAGACGCAGAGGGACACCCCGGCCATCAGCACCGCCCCCTTGAGAGCCCAGAGCCCCAGGGAGAGAGGCCAGCGCCCTGTGCTCAACGCCCTGGGGCCCACCCTGCTGGGACCCCCAAGGGGACCCCCCCTAGCACTCAAGGGTCCTGTGGGATGGGGTGACGTCCACACCACCACCCGTCATgtggatttatttttgtaaaagggAAGAGGCACGGCCCTTCCTGGGCTGCCCCCGACCCCCCGGCACCCAGAAGGGACGCTggtggtgcaggacagggaacCGAGGCTGCCGAGAGGGACTCGGCCGGCCAGACGCGCGTGCGGGACGGGGGATGCAAGCCCGGGCCCCCTCCAGGTGAGAGGGGTCCCCCGGGCGTGCTCTCAGCCCTGGGTGGGGCCACCTCTTCAGGCCCCCGTGGCCCCGGCTTTCCTGGCCTGCGGCTCCAGCAGCTCGGGGAGGAGGCGGCAGGAAGGCACGGCCATCTCCGCGGCATCCGGTGGGGGTTGTCCTGAAACCTGAGCCCAGGGCCACCAGCAGCAGCTGGGCCTCACCCACGGAGCCAGAGGGAGGCGAGCAGGGCTCACCTAGGGCCCTGTCCAGGGAGCCCTGTGCCCCCCACCGTCTTCCCGCAGGGCCCACGTGGGGAGTGGAGCGCTAGCCTCCCCTCTGCCCGCCCCGGTCACTGGCCACCCGGGGCCAACAGCTCACCCCAAGAGCTCGGTGCCAAGGGCTGGGCCAGGCCCCAGCCCTGCCGCGTTCACAACCCAGCAGGGAAGGGTCTGCCGGACTCCGGGGCTCACGCCTGGGTCAGAGGGCAGGGCTGCAGGAAAGGCCTGCCCCAGGCAGACAGCAGCCCTGCACCCCGTCTCCCACACCGAGGGTGCTCCTGGGGTGCCTGCCCCTTGAGACGGGAGCCCGCCACGGGCCACGCCCCCAGGCACCTCTCAGCCCCGCTGCTCTGAGACCACCACTCAACTCAGCTCAAACCCGGCAGACAGAGTGGGTGAAGCCCTAGACACAACCCCCCCCTACCCTGACGCCGGGTCCCTGGGCAACCTGCCCACTTCCCTGCCCGGGACTGGAAGATTCGCTCCACTTACCCCTTCCCAGGCCACAGCCACCACAGGATGAACAGAGGGTGCCCCCATCCTGGCTCCCAAACACTGCCCTCCCAGCCAGAGTCAGCGGGGCAGTTACCAAACTTCCCTGCCCAGCGTCCTTATCGGAAAATGCACCCACCTCCCAGAGGGAATCCTGATGACTCAGACCCAGAGTGGGGAGAAGGCTTCACTCACCCCCTGCTCCTCTGTCAACTGGCATCCCCCCCGAAGGGCTTCACCCCCGAGGGCGTCCGCCTGGTCCCCGGGGCCCAGCTCCCAGGCCATCGGCGAACTCCTGGCACCCACCTGGCTCCCGCCCTGTAGAGAGCCCCCTGGCCGCCCCCACCCCTTCTAGCCCCCACTCCTCCCCGCCCACCCTCGACCCCACTCAAGCCAGCAGCGATTCCACTGCCCCTCAACCAAGGTCTGCGGCCCAGACCCCTGGCTCTCTGGTTCCCTCTGAACCCCCGCCAACATGTCTGGgaccccctgcccctgccagctccttgctgtccaccgGCAGCAGCAGGAACCCCAGCTGGCTCCCCCGCCCTGCCCGCCCCGCCTGTACGCACACGGCCCACGTGCATCCCTAGCCAGGCCTCCTCCCACAAACCCGGGCAGGGTGGGCAGCACTCCCACGACAGCAGCTGCTCTCCCGCCCGCTGCGCCTGGGGCCGCCCCGTCAGTGGCTCAGGGTACCAAAGGCGCTCGAGCCCCACTCTCCTGCCCCAGGACGCCCACGGGGGCGGCCCCCACACCCACACCGGACAGCAGCCTCTGCCTCCTGGCCCGCCCCGTGGGGCCTCCTGGCTACCCCCAGGCCTCTCCCGTTCCCCACCTGTGAGCACCACCCTGCACCGCCTGGACCACGCACTCCTGCCCTGGAGCGGCTCTCGGCCCAGACCAGAGGTGTGGAATGTGTGGCGGCCCTGCCCACCAAGGCTGGCCCGCGCCCTGGGGCACACTCGGGCTCCAAGAGCACGTGCGGCCTTCACCAACAGTGAGCCGCACACGAGCAGGGCCCATCCCACTCACGTCGCCTGTGTGCAGCCAACTCTGTGCGGGAGCGAGTGTGTGCACGCTCGGGAGGCAAAGAGGACCTGGCGTGGGGCACTCACCTGCACTCCCCGGGCACGGAGCACCCCCCGTGGAGCAGGTTGCATCCCTGTTTACACACGGCTGCGAACGGAGAGAGCAAACAGACCCCTGCAGCGGCCACACACCGGCCTGCGGCCGTGACACAGGCTCTGGGGACAGCCCCCCGCGTGGCCCCCCACCCTCCGCGGGGCACTGCGCGTCCTCCACGATGCCCCCACCTGGCCCTCCGCTGGCCTCCGCTATGCCCCCAGCGCTCCCGTAGCCCCGCCCCGCTCACCCTCCTTGCACTCCTTGCCCATCCAGCCGTCCATGCAAGCCTTGTTGCCATACTGGTCACAGGTGTAGTGACCGAAGAAGTCGTTGCGGGGCCGGCAGAACTTGTTGCAGGTGGGGCTGTAGTAGTTCTCGTCACAGCGCACGCGGATCTTCAGCTCCAGGTGGGCCACGTGGCCGCTGAAGTGCAGGCTCTTCCAGCGGTCCTCGGGGTTGATCATGCCCGCGTGTGACACCCGGTCGATCAGCAGCTCCTCTTGGAGGGGGAGCAGCAGTCAGCCGGCACGG from Bos taurus isolate L1 Dominette 01449 registration number 42190680 breed Hereford chromosome 21, ARS-UCD2.0, whole genome shotgun sequence includes these protein-coding regions:
- the JAG2 gene encoding protein jagged-2 isoform X2 — translated: MRARGRGRLPRRLLLLLALCVQAARPMGYFELQLSALRNANGELLSGACCDGGGRTTRAGGCGHDECDTYVRVCLKEYQAKVTPTGPCSYGHGATPVLGGNSFYLPPAGAAGDRARARARAGGDQDPGLVVIPFQFAWPRSFTLIVEAWDWDNDTTPDEELLIDRVSHAGMINPEDRWKSLHFSGHVAHLELKIRVRCDENYYSPTCNKFCRPRNDFFGHYTCDQYGNKACMDGWMGKECKEAVCKQGCNLLHGGCSVPGECRCSYGWQGRFCDECVPYPGCVHGSCVEPWQCTCETNWGGLLCNKDLNYCGSHHPCANGGTCINAEPDQYRCACPDGYSGKNCERAEHACASNPCANGGSCHEVPSGFECHCPSGWSGPTCALDIDECASNPCAAGGTCVDQVDGFECVCPEQWVGATCQLDVDDCRGQCQHGGTCKDLVNGYQCVCPRGFGGRHCEHQLDECASSPCHGGLCEDLVDGFRCHCPQGFSGPLCEVDIDLCEPSPCQNGAQCYNLEGDYYCACPDDMGGKNCSEPRAPCPGGACRVVDGCGFEAGTRVAGMGPSGVCGPHGHCISQPGGNFSCVCDSGFTGTYCHENIDDCLGQPCRNGGTCIDEVDAFRCFCPSGWEGELCDTNPNDCLPDPCHSRGRCFDLVNDFYCMCDDGWKGKTCHSREFQCDAYTCSNGGTCYDSGDTFRCACPPGWKGSTCTVAKNSSCLPNPCVNGGTCVGSGDSFSCICRDGWEGRTCTHNTNDCNPLPCYNGGVCVDGVNWFRCECAPGFAGPDCRINIDECQSSPCAYGATCVDEINGYRCSCPPGRSGLRCQEVIVFGRSCWSQGMPFPHGSSWVEDCNSCRCLDGHRDCSKVWCGQKPCLLAGRPDALSTQCPPGQQCLEKAPGQCLQPPCAAWGACSAEEPALPSTPCQPRSGHLDNNCARLTLRFNRDQVPQGTTVGTVCSGIRALPATRAAARDRLLVLLCDRPPSEASAVEVALSFSPARDVPDSTLIQSAAHAIVAAITQRGNSSLLLAVTEVKVETVVVGRSSTGLLVTVLCGVFSVLCLACVVVCVWWMRKRRKERERSRLPREEGPNNQWAPLNPIRNPIERPGGPGGPKDALFPCKNFTPPPRRVGEALPGPAGAGEDEEDEEPGRGEDESPEAEKFLAHKFTKDPGRSPGRPARWASGPKVDNRTLGGVSAARRAGRE
- the JAG2 gene encoding protein jagged-2 isoform X1 — encoded protein: MRARGRGRLPRRLLLLLALCVQAARPMGYFELQLSALRNANGELLSGACCDGGGRTTRAGGCGHDECDTYVRVCLKEYQAKVTPTGPCSYGHGATPVLGGNSFYLPPAGAAGDRARARARAGGDQDPGLVVIPFQFAWPRSFTLIVEAWDWDNDTTPDEELLIDRVSHAGMINPEDRWKSLHFSGHVAHLELKIRVRCDENYYSPTCNKFCRPRNDFFGHYTCDQYGNKACMDGWMGKECKEAVCKQGCNLLHGGCSVPGECRCSYGWQGRFCDECVPYPGCVHGSCVEPWQCTCETNWGGLLCNKDLNYCGSHHPCANGGTCINAEPDQYRCACPDGYSGKNCERAEHACASNPCANGGSCHEVPSGFECHCPSGWSGPTCALDIDECASNPCAAGGTCVDQVDGFECVCPEQWVGATCQLDANECEGKPCLNAFSCKNLIGGYYCDCLPGWKGANCHINVDDCRGQCQHGGTCKDLVNGYQCVCPRGFGGRHCEHQLDECASSPCHGGLCEDLVDGFRCHCPQGFSGPLCEVDIDLCEPSPCQNGAQCYNLEGDYYCACPDDMGGKNCSEPRAPCPGGACRVVDGCGFEAGTRVAGMGPSGVCGPHGHCISQPGGNFSCVCDSGFTGTYCHENIDDCLGQPCRNGGTCIDEVDAFRCFCPSGWEGELCDTNPNDCLPDPCHSRGRCFDLVNDFYCMCDDGWKGKTCHSREFQCDAYTCSNGGTCYDSGDTFRCACPPGWKGSTCTVAKNSSCLPNPCVNGGTCVGSGDSFSCICRDGWEGRTCTHNTNDCNPLPCYNGGVCVDGVNWFRCECAPGFAGPDCRINIDECQSSPCAYGATCVDEINGYRCSCPPGRSGLRCQEVIVFGRSCWSQGMPFPHGSSWVEDCNSCRCLDGHRDCSKVWCGQKPCLLAGRPDALSTQCPPGQQCLEKAPGQCLQPPCAAWGACSAEEPALPSTPCQPRSGHLDNNCARLTLRFNRDQVPQGTTVGTVCSGIRALPATRAAARDRLLVLLCDRPPSEASAVEVALSFSPARDVPDSTLIQSAAHAIVAAITQRGNSSLLLAVTEVKVETVVVGRSSTGLLVTVLCGVFSVLCLACVVVCVWWMRKRRKERERSRLPREEGPNNQWAPLNPIRNPIERPGGPGGPKDALFPCKNFTPPPRRVGEALPGPAGAGEDEEDEEPGRGEDESPEAEKFLAHKFTKDPGRSPGRPARWASGPKVDNRTLGGVSAARRAGRE